In the genome of Bacillales bacterium, the window AGCCGTTATTGAAGAAAGATGTGCTGAAACTGGAAGATTTGAAAAAAGGGATGGAAATGGAAGGGACCGTCCGCAATGTCGTTGACTTTGGTGCTTTCATTGACATCGGCGTCAAACAAGACGGTCTTGTTCACATTTCCAAACTCTCCAATCGATATGTCAAGCACCCGCTTGACGTCGTGCACGTCGGTGAAGTCGTGAAGGTTTGGGTCGAAGACGTAAACGTAGAGAAAGGGCGCGTTGCGCTTACCATGTTAGAGCCTCAGATGCAATCGATTTAATGCTGCTGCCTTTCCGTATAAAAAAACCAGCATTGGTTTAACATGCGGATTTGATAGCGGTCTTTACGGAAATAAGCTTTGCGCAATTGCTTTTTAAACCAGTAAGGCATGTTGCTTTCCTCCTCGTCACCGCGAGATGCGGAAGTACCGGCGGCTTATTGTTATCATCGTATGTGCAACGGCTTGTTAACGTTTCATTCTTTTTCGAATCGGGGAAGGTATGGATCATGCGTCAGGATGAGTTGCAAAAGACGGTGGAGTCAGTATCGTTGAAATGGTTCGGGCTTCCGTTCGTTCATGAGGCGCGTTTTAATTCGCGTCTTCGAACGACGGGAGGGCGTTATCTGCTCAAATCACACGATCTTGAGTTCAACCCGAAACAACTCGAGCATTTTGGATACGATGCGTTTGTGGGCATCATCAAACATGAACTGTGTCATTACCACTTGCATAGACAAAAGAAAGGTTACCGGCACGGGGACCGCGACTTCAAAGAATGGCTGCAACGTGTCGGAGGATCAAGACATTGCGGGCTTGTGCCTGGAACGCGCAATCGGAAGAGAAAGCATCTCCGTTACTGTTGTGAGCAATGTGGAGCGGTGTACGAGAGGCATAGGAAAGTGGATGTTAGCCGCTATGCTTGCGGAAAATGCCGGGGGCGGCTGCAATTAATCGGGGAAAACCGGGGCCGATGATCTTTTTTCAATTTTGCCTGAAACATGTATTGACGCCACAACACTCTATGTGTTAAATTAATAAAGTCGCCGTTGCGGTGAATGGTATGAAAATGAGAAGTTTTTATTGACATAACGCGATTGATGTAGTATTATATATAATGTCGCTCAAAAAGCGATCTGCGGATCGCGGAGCGATTTCGTACTGCGCTCGTACCCCGGTACGATTCAGGAATGAGCGCGAGTGATAGACGTGCTGAGATAAGTAAGTGATAAAATTAGCGTAAGCTTTTTATTCGTTCCACAGTAGCTCAGCGACGAGCGTTCGCTTCATCCGAAAGGCTTCGAGTTGCCTCGACGCACAAACATCATGATCAGCTTTAGAGGAAGAGGCATAGACGTGCTGAGATAGGTAAGTGATAAAATTAGCGTAAGCTTTTTATTCGTTCCACAGTAGCTCAGCGACGAG includes:
- a CDS encoding SprT family protein, with the protein product MRQDELQKTVESVSLKWFGLPFVHEARFNSRLRTTGGRYLLKSHDLEFNPKQLEHFGYDAFVGIIKHELCHYHLHRQKKGYRHGDRDFKEWLQRVGGSRHCGLVPGTRNRKRKHLRYCCEQCGAVYERHRKVDVSRYACGKCRGRLQLIGENRGR
- the cmpA gene encoding cortex morphogenetic protein CmpA gives rise to the protein MPYWFKKQLRKAYFRKDRYQIRMLNQCWFFYTERQQH